Genomic window (Streptomyces sp. NBC_01431):
GCGTACTCACGGCCCGCGTTCGGCAACGCATCGAGGACCAGATGCCGGCCGCCTCCGCACGGCAAGCCCCCAGAAAGAACGGAGCGTCCTCGCCGTCGGCCCGGCGAGCATTGTGACGGAGCCTGACACCGTGCGCAGGCTCACCGAACACGCCCACACCACGCCCTGGCCGGGCGGTGAACGCGGGATGTGGGTGTCTATCCGGCCCGCACACCTCACGGGCCGCCGCATGACTTCGGCCGATGGATGACCAGTCCGTCGCGGACCCCTGAAGAGCGCTCGCGTCCCCATGGCTCTCGAAGGGCCGGCGTGGTCGCGACCGGGCGTACCGCAGCCCGCCGGCGGCCGTACGATCCGAGCGACGGCCCGTGTGTCGCGGCGGTGCGCGGGCGGTGCGACGGTATTCACAGGGGGTTTGTCAGTAACGGGACGAAAGGCGGTGGCCCTGATGGAACTTCCGCTGGTCGTGGGCGTCGACGGATCGGAATCCAGTCTGCTGGCAGTCGACTGGGCCGTGGACGAAGCGGCCCGTCACGGCCTGCCGCTGCGGCTCGTCCATGCCTCGCTGTGGGAGCGTTACGAAAGAGTCGGGCCTTCCTTCGGCGCCAATCGCCCCGCCGGAGAGGTCATGGCGCAGAACATCGTCGCCTCCTGCGCGGAACGCGCCCAGCTTCGTGACCCCCATGTGAAGGTGTCCGCCAACGTTGTGGCCGCCGATGCGGTGTCCACGCTGCTTAGAGCGGGGTCCGAGGCGTTCGCCCTGGTCACGGGCGTTCGTGGGCGCGGCGAGGTCGCCGGGCTGCTGTTGGGGTCGGTCAGTCTCACGGTGGCGGCTCGTGCCATGTGCCCGGTCGTCGTCGTCCGAGGCGAGGAGCGCGACCTTGGGGGGTCCGCCGGCCGGGTCGTGGTGGGAGTCGGCGATTCGACCGGGGGCACGGGTGCCGTACGGTTCGCCGCCCGCGAGGCCGAGGCGCGGGGCTGGGCCCTGACCGCCGTACGGGCCTGGCGCAGTCCGGTTCACGAGCCAGACTCCCCTACCGCAGAGTCCGTCCCGGGAGAGGACCCCCGGCTCGCGGCGGACGCCGCTGGGGCGCCCGAGGAGCAAGCCTCGGCCAACCTCGACGACGCGCTGCGCGAGGTCGCACGGGAGAGCCCAGGGGTCGATGTCAGCCGCCGCGCGGTCGAGGGGCCCGCCCATCGTGTCCTGCTGGAGGCATCGGCCGATGCCGACCTGATCGTCGTCGGCGCTCAGCGCCGGCACGGGCACTTCGGTCTGCAACTCGGCAGTGTCGCCCACGCCCTGCTGCACCACTCCGCCTGCCCGGTCGCCGTCGTCCCTCATCGGGTCTGAGGTTCGCCGTGCGGGCCCCGCTCCCACGACTTGCGAACTGAGGAGGGAGACGGATGACGGAGTGGACGTGGGAGTGGAAGGGGTACGACCCCACTGCCGAACGGCTGCGGGAATCGCTCTGCACGCTCGGCAACGGCTACTTCGCCACAAGAGGTGCGGTCCCCGAGTGCCGGGCGGGCCTGGTGCACTACCCGGGAACCTACGCGGCCGGATGCTACAACCGCACCGAGTCGACCGTGGCGGGACGACAGGTGGTGAACGAGGACCTGGTCAACCTCCCGAACTGGCTGCTGCTGCGCTTCCGCCTGCGCCGCCCCGAGGGAGCGTGGGGCCCGTGGTTCACCCCCCGTCCGCACACCCTCCTGGACCACCGGCACACCCTGGATCTGCGCCGCGCCACGCTCACCCGGTTCTTCCGCCACCAGGACGAGAGAGCGGGCGTGGTGGCCATCGAGCAGACCCGCCTGGTGCACATGGG
Coding sequences:
- a CDS encoding universal stress protein translates to MELPLVVGVDGSESSLLAVDWAVDEAARHGLPLRLVHASLWERYERVGPSFGANRPAGEVMAQNIVASCAERAQLRDPHVKVSANVVAADAVSTLLRAGSEAFALVTGVRGRGEVAGLLLGSVSLTVAARAMCPVVVVRGEERDLGGSAGRVVVGVGDSTGGTGAVRFAAREAEARGWALTAVRAWRSPVHEPDSPTAESVPGEDPRLAADAAGAPEEQASANLDDALREVARESPGVDVSRRAVEGPAHRVLLEASADADLIVVGAQRRHGHFGLQLGSVAHALLHHSACPVAVVPHRV